The following DNA comes from Fervidibacillus albus.
AACGTTACATCGATAGCAATCGGTCATTCACCGTATCTACAGAAAAATGCATCTTAAGTCCAAACGAAATGGTTTTATTGCTGAAAGGATCAATCTTCCCCAAAATTGGCATTACCTGTTTGTGCACTTTTTTTAGGATGTTTCTTTTCATAAGCGTAAAAAGCGGCACTATCAGTAGTCTGATCCATTCACTAAACCTAAGTATAAACAAAGCATAAGAAGATGAAACTTAATTAGATGTGAAAATCACCTACCACATAAAACAAGAAAGCGTTTTCTTGTGTTGTAAAAAAATAATGATTAATAAAATGCTATTTGAACTTGGAAAACAAAAGTATGATAAATGACCAAAGAATTCCAGAAAGAAATAGATTTTCAGTTAATAACATCGAAATACTGCATCGACATGTACCCTGCATGCCGATGCATAAATGTTAAGTAGAGTGGGATAAAATAACCCCTGGAGTATTTATTGATAAAAAATAAAGCAAATTGATTTTTATAGAACTTTTCTTTAAAATAGATACTCCAAAACAGTCTAAGCACTTCTAAATAACTTGGTCATGACGAATTCACGATGTCCTAGAGTTTCAGCACATGTAAGTCTACCATTCACTGTACGATAGATGTAATCCATTAAAATATCTCCAGCTTGTTGAATTCCTATTTCACGGGATAGTAAACCTTTTACATCTACATCAATATGTTCCTTCATTGTTTCTGCTGTTTTTGGATTAGCAGTAATTTTAATTACAGGCTCTATAGGATTTCCAACAATATTTCCTTGCCCTGTAGGAAATAGATGTAATACAGCACCACCAGCAGCCATTAATGTAATACACTCGGCAGCTGCAGAAGATGTATCCATAAAATACAACCCATTTCCGTTTGACGGTGATTCAGCTGGCTCCAGCACTCCAATTATTGGTTTAGTACCTGTCTTAGCAATATTCCCTAGCGCTTTTTCTTCAATTGTTGATAATCCACCAGCAATGTTCCCTTGTGTTGGTTGTGAGCCTAATAGATCTACGCCCTTTGATTCAATTTCACCAACGTAATCCTTGTACATATTCATAAATTTATCTTTAAGGGCAGGTGAAGCAATTCTTTCATAAATTAGATGTTCCCCTCCAGTTAACTCAGAGGTTTCTCCAAAAAACACAGTAGCTCCGGCGTCTACTAATCTGTCGACAGCTTGTGCTACTGTCGGACAAGAAGCCAATCCAGTTGTCGTATCAGACTCCCCACATTTTATACTAACTGTTAAATCTTTCAATTCAATTGGTTCCTTTTGCAACTCAGAGGCCCATTGTAAAAATTCCTTAGCTTTCCATGAAGCTTGCCGAATCGTTTCTAAATCACCGTAACCTTCGATTGAAAAGTGCGCAACTGGTTTTCCTGTTTTTGCTATTCCATCAGCTACTTTTTTTGCCCAATTTTCCTCAATTCCAATTACTACTACAGCGGCAACATTTGGATTTGAACCTATTCCAATTAATGTACGAAAATGCAATTTTAAATCCTCACCATATTGAAGACGTCCATATGAGTGTGGTAGAGCAAGAACTCCTTTAATTTGATTTGCTACGGCTTCACACGCAGAGTTTGAAATATCATCAACTGGTAAAACGATGACGTGATTGCGAATCCCAACTTTTCCATTTTCTCTACGATATCCATATAATTGATTTGTCATTTTTACCACCTCGCAGATTTAATATTGTGAGTATGCACATAGTCTCCAGTGTTCCAGACCTTTGTTGTATAACCAATTTGAATTCCATATTTTAATACCGGTTCATTGACTTCTAGATGTACCAATGAAATTTTGTGTCCTAATGGAATCATATCCTTCGCTTCGATTTCTATAACGGAGTCATCTTCTAGACAATAGCCTATTACTCTTTCTCCAGCCTCAATATCGCTTGTGGCAACTCCAACATGATCCCCTTTGTTATGGACTAGAAATTTATGAGTTGAAATTTTTTGATTGGAACTGATTTGTTCCTGTGATTGTAAACTCACTTTTCTCCCTCCTTAAAATTGGTTGAGTGGCTCAACCATTTTTTCAGTTATATTTAAACATATAAATTTATTTTTTTCAATATTTTTTAAATATTTTTTTACAATTTATTGAATAATTCAGACAAAAATAATGATAATTGAGGAATATAGGTAATCATCATAAGAATTATTATTAAAAGCAGGATAAACGGAACTATAGATTTTATCAATTTATCAAAGGAAACATTTGCTATTCCTTGGATAATATATAAGTCTAAGCCAACAGGTGGTGTTATAAGTCCAATTGCTAAATTAACTACCATTACAACCCCTAAATGTATAGGGTCAATGCCTACACTCATTGCTAGTGGTAATAGAAGGGGGGTTAATATCGTTATGGCTGCTGACGCGTTTAAAAAGCAACCTGTGATAAACAGTATAAGATTGATGAATAAAAGTATTATATTTGGATTATTTGTAATCGAAGTTATTGTGTTGGCTAAGTGCTGTGGAATCTGTTCCGCGGTTAAGATCCATCCGAATAAATTAGCTACGGCAATAATAAAGATAACCATTGCGGTCATTTGTGCCGCTCGAAGAAAAGCTGTTACAATTTCGGACCATTTAAGATCTTTATATATAAATTTACTAACAAAAAAAGCATATCCTGAAGCAACGGCCCCTGCTTCTGTAGGAGTAAAGATTCCTCCCCTTATCCCAACGACGATTATAATAGGAAGTAGTAAAGCTAACACCCCTTCTTTTAAGGCTTTTTTTAGAGAAATTAATTCAAACCTCTGCGTTTCGTTTTGATAATTTTGCCTCTTAGTAAGAAAATAATTTAACAACATAATACTAATTCCTAAAATAATCCCTGGAATAATTCCTGCCGTAAATAGAGATCCGATGGAAACACCAGCCGTTACACCGTATACAATCATTGGTATACTAGGTGGAATGACAACTGCAATCGTTCCAGCGGTAGCAACAGTTGCTGCAGCAAACCCTTTGTCATACCCTTTTTCTTCCATCATCGGTATCATCATCTTACCAACAGCAGCGGTATCAGCTGCACCAGATCCTGAAATACCAGCGAAAAACATGCTAGTAAGTGTGGAAACTTGTGCCAATCCTGCTCTTATCCAACCAACACACGAAAATGCAATATTTGTAATGCGTTTGGCCATGCTCCCAGCCATCATAAATTCACCAGCTAACATAAAAAATGGAATTGCTAATAAGGGGAAAGAATCTACAGCTGTAAATAACCTTTGAGGAACAACTTCAAGCGGAATATAGTAAATACTAGCAAGAATACCTCCTATACTTGCCCAACCAAGAGCCACCGCAATCGGAACTCCTAAAAACATACATATAAAAAGTATCATCATAATAACTATTAACACTGCGATCTCCCTCCTTAATTATTGCTCTATATTAGAACGTTGTGCCATACTATTAACTTTCTTTAAATTTTCTTTCTGTACATTTTCGTCCAAGAGTTGAAAGAAGTGATTCATCGCGTGAATGTTACAAATAACGGAACAAACAACAATTGAAAAATACATAATACTCATATTTATAAAAAGTGAAGGCGAAATTTGTTTACTTGTATAAGTTAATAACTTAACACTGAAATACAATAGAACTAGAAAAAAAGAAACATTTATTCCTTCTACCAACAATTTAAGTCTTTTGGTCCACCGAACATTTAGTAATTTGTATAAAATTTCTATATGTGCATGCCCACTTTCTTTGTAAACAGTCCCAATCCCTAAAAAAACCACCCAAATAAACAAGTAACGGATGAGCTCTTCTATCCATGTAAAATTAAATAAAGATAAATTTATGAACGGGAAAACTTTAGAAAAAAATTCACTTTGTAGAACATAACGTGAGAACACTTGATAAAGTGTCGCCAAAAATCCCATGATAAAAAGGGATGCCATCAAAAATCTGGAAATCCTATCTACATATTCACTGAATTTACGTATAAAATTTTTCATGTTAACTCCTTTCATTAATAGTTTGTCTCTCGAATACGTTTAATTAATTGTTGGAGGACTGGTTCATCAAACTCTTTGTAAACCCTTTTAGCAACTTCTTTAAATGATTTTATATCCGGATTTTCTTCGATTTGCATACCACTCTCTTTTAATATTCTTAAATATTTTTGTTCTTCCTTCTTGGCCAAATCTCTTTCTACTCTCGCTGCCTCTTTTGCTGCACTCCTTATAACCTCTTGAAGTTCTGATGGAATTTTATCATAAACTTTTTGACTCATTAAAAAAATGGATGCATCATAAGTATGGGCAGTCAAAGTTAAATAACTTTGAACTTCATTAAATTTATTTAATGATATTTGAGCAAGGGGATTTTCTTGACCATCAATTACCTTTTGTTCGAGTGCAGTATAAAGTTCTCCAAAGGGAATAGGTACCGGAGTAGATCCTAGCGCATTAATAAAGGCAATGTAAGGCGGGGATTCTTGTACGCGAATTTTCAAATTACTTGTATCATCGGCTGTTTTTACTGGATGTTTATTATTTGTTAAATGTCGCCAACCATTTTCCATAAATGCTAAATGTATTAATCCATTCTTCTCAAGTTCGGTTGTTAACTCCTTCCCAATCTCTCCATCCAATACAGCAAACGCATGCTCCCTATTATCAAATATATAGGGTAAACTCAAAACATTAAATTTTTCAGAAAAATTTGTAACTGGGGCCACAGAGCCAATATAAAAATGAACACTTCCAAATTGTAATCCTTCTATTAGGTCCCTACTATTTCCCAATTGACTACTTGGAAACAAGTCCACTTGAATCTGTCCTTCCGAATTTTTTTCAACTATTTTTTTAAATTCCAATGCTCCTACATGATACGGATGTTCTGTACCTTGCATATGTCCCAAACGCAAGACATACTTGGTATCCCCATTAGCTTTCAATGTTACGAAACCACAACCACATAAGAAAAAAATTAAAGTTCCAATGACTAAAAGTATTCGTATATTCATTTTATACCCCCTTAAAAAAAATGTAAGCACTTACATTTAATCCCAAAGCGTATTGGCCCAACCTCTTATTACCACATATTAAACCATTTATAAAGAAAAAAATCAATAAATTTCCTAAAAAAACAGAATATTTTTTCCTTTGTCTAAGAACCCCAACATTTAGTATAGAGCCAATAAAGAAAGTCCATGAAATTTTGTTTACTGTAAAATTTCATGGACTGTTTTCTTTTTAGTGGACGGGTTTCTCCACTCCAGCTGCAATTATTTG
Coding sequences within:
- a CDS encoding TRAP transporter small permease; translated protein: MKNFIRKFSEYVDRISRFLMASLFIMGFLATLYQVFSRYVLQSEFFSKVFPFINLSLFNFTWIEELIRYLFIWVVFLGIGTVYKESGHAHIEILYKLLNVRWTKRLKLLVEGINVSFFLVLLYFSVKLLTYTSKQISPSLFINMSIMYFSIVVCSVICNIHAMNHFFQLLDENVQKENLKKVNSMAQRSNIEQ
- a CDS encoding UxaA family hydrolase — protein: MTNQLYGYRRENGKVGIRNHVIVLPVDDISNSACEAVANQIKGVLALPHSYGRLQYGEDLKLHFRTLIGIGSNPNVAAVVVIGIEENWAKKVADGIAKTGKPVAHFSIEGYGDLETIRQASWKAKEFLQWASELQKEPIELKDLTVSIKCGESDTTTGLASCPTVAQAVDRLVDAGATVFFGETSELTGGEHLIYERIASPALKDKFMNMYKDYVGEIESKGVDLLGSQPTQGNIAGGLSTIEEKALGNIAKTGTKPIIGVLEPAESPSNGNGLYFMDTSSAAAECITLMAAGGAVLHLFPTGQGNIVGNPIEPVIKITANPKTAETMKEHIDVDVKGLLSREIGIQQAGDILMDYIYRTVNGRLTCAETLGHREFVMTKLFRSA
- a CDS encoding UxaA family hydrolase is translated as MSLQSQEQISSNQKISTHKFLVHNKGDHVGVATSDIEAGERVIGYCLEDDSVIEIEAKDMIPLGHKISLVHLEVNEPVLKYGIQIGYTTKVWNTGDYVHTHNIKSARW
- a CDS encoding DctP family TRAP transporter solute-binding subunit, which encodes MNIRILLVIGTLIFFLCGCGFVTLKANGDTKYVLRLGHMQGTEHPYHVGALEFKKIVEKNSEGQIQVDLFPSSQLGNSRDLIEGLQFGSVHFYIGSVAPVTNFSEKFNVLSLPYIFDNREHAFAVLDGEIGKELTTELEKNGLIHLAFMENGWRHLTNNKHPVKTADDTSNLKIRVQESPPYIAFINALGSTPVPIPFGELYTALEQKVIDGQENPLAQISLNKFNEVQSYLTLTAHTYDASIFLMSQKVYDKIPSELQEVIRSAAKEAARVERDLAKKEEQKYLRILKESGMQIEENPDIKSFKEVAKRVYKEFDEPVLQQLIKRIRETNY
- a CDS encoding TRAP transporter large permease, whose protein sequence is MLIVIMMILFICMFLGVPIAVALGWASIGGILASIYYIPLEVVPQRLFTAVDSFPLLAIPFFMLAGEFMMAGSMAKRITNIAFSCVGWIRAGLAQVSTLTSMFFAGISGSGAADTAAVGKMMIPMMEEKGYDKGFAAATVATAGTIAVVIPPSIPMIVYGVTAGVSIGSLFTAGIIPGIILGISIMLLNYFLTKRQNYQNETQRFELISLKKALKEGVLALLLPIIIVVGIRGGIFTPTEAGAVASGYAFFVSKFIYKDLKWSEIVTAFLRAAQMTAMVIFIIAVANLFGWILTAEQIPQHLANTITSITNNPNIILLFINLILFITGCFLNASAAITILTPLLLPLAMSVGIDPIHLGVVMVVNLAIGLITPPVGLDLYIIQGIANVSFDKLIKSIVPFILLLIIILMMITYIPQLSLFLSELFNKL